ACTTACTGTAATTTAGTTTTTAAAATCGTAATAAATGTACTTGGAAAGGATAATTATGAAAATGCAAAAGAATGTATTAATGATGTATACCTTTTAATATGGAATAAAAGCCATTTATACAATTCTGAAAAATCTTCATTTAAAAATTGGCTTTTAGCTGTAAGTAAATATAAAGCTATAGATTATAAAAGAAGTCTAGTCAAACAGGACAATCTTCAAATAGAAGAACAAATGTTAATTTCTAAAACTGATATTGAAAATGAGTATATATTCAAGGAAAAGAAAGAAATATTAATAAAGCTTCTGCAATGTGAACATGAGCTGGACAGAGAACTTTTTATACGAAAATACATTTTAGATGAAGATATGGGTAGCCTATGTAAAAATTTTAATTTATCAAGAGGAGCTGTTTACAATAGATTATGGCGCACTAAAAATTCACTTATAAGAAAATTAAATATTTCAAATGAAGTGGAGGAATTAAAATGAAATTAAATTTAAATGAAGATGATATTTTAATGCTTTTGAATGATATTAACATAAAGGAAAATGAATTTAGTAATACCGAACTTAATGAAATTGAAGAGAAAAAAAT
This window of the Clostridium kluyveri DSM 555 genome carries:
- a CDS encoding sigma-70 family RNA polymerase sigma factor — encoded protein: MKINDENFLLELKKKNPIALEYIINTYCNLVFKIVINVLGKDNYENAKECINDVYLLIWNKSHLYNSEKSSFKNWLLAVSKYKAIDYKRSLVKQDNLQIEEQMLISKTDIENEYIFKEKKEILIKLLQCEHELDRELFIRKYILDEDMGSLCKNFNLSRGAVYNRLWRTKNSLIRKLNISNEVEELK